TGTCCTCCCAATGCGCGCCGTGAATGGAGCGCCGCGCGTCGCCGAGCATCGCGGCAGGCACGGGGAGGTCCGCCATGGAGTGCAGGCCAGGCGCGGCATCCAGCGCGCGGGGGATCAGGTTCACGGCCAGCGCGACGGTGCTCAAGCCGCCCGGGATCTCCGGACTTCCGGCGAGGCGGACGTCTGGCGTTCCGTGGATCTCGATGCTGTCACCGGTCTCCACCCCCTCGAGGTGCGGGTGGACCTGCTGGGGATGGATGAGCGTAATGACCGGTTTGCCCGTACGGTAGGCCACGGCAGTATGCATGCAGCCGGCCACGTTTCCCGGCTCCACCGTGACGAAGGGCGTTTCGCGGCGGACCTGTGAGACGATGGGCTCCCGGCTCTCTTCGATACGCTCAATTTCCCAGCCAAGCGCATCGGCGATCATGTTGATCGACTCGGGGAATCCGAAGTGGCCGACGACCGCGCCGTCTTCCACACCCTTCCGGAACGCCTCCGGCGTCAGCCCCACGCCTTGGCTCGCGAGCACCGAAGGCCCATAGGGCGAGAGATCATTGACGCGCCGCGCGGTGATGAATCGGATGTCGGAGCAAACGCCGGTCAGCGTGATGACCAGCAGGTCGAACACGAACCCGGGATTGATGCCGGTGCCGACGACCGCCACGCCGTGCTCGACCGCCAGCCGATGCAGTTCCGCGGCGAGCGCCGGCGACTTCGCCGCCGGATAGGCCATTTCCTCGGCGATGGAGATGACGTGGATGCCGTTGCGCACCAGGGTTGAAATCTCCGCCACGGCATCGGTGAGTCGCGAGCAGGTCGCCTGGATCGCCACGTGTGGTCGGACCTGTGCGATCACGGCTTCGAGGTCAGTGCTGATCGGGATGCCGAGTTGCCGGTCGAGCCCGATCACCCGGCCAAGGTCAGTGCCGGCGCGCGATCTCCTTCTTGCGTACGCACCGACCAACTCGAGGCCCTGCTTCTCAAGAACGAGGCGGGCGATCCCGGATCCCATCTGCCCGGTTCCAAGCACCAGTACTCGAATGAGATCGCGCATGTGAGACAGCTCCCGTCGTTCCGCACAGAGCAACCGCCCGCTCGGCAACAGACGACGCAGGCGACTACGGGATTGTGCGCCACGGCTCGACACCTTTCAATTGACGCCGAGAAAATCATTCTCGGGTGCTCGGAATACACAAACAGAAACATTATCGACCACGGTAAAGTCGTCCCTTGCCCTGCGCCGAGGTGCCATGCGGCCGGACGATACCCGTGAAATGGCCCTGCGCGCAGGGTCGGACCGGAATCTCGACAGGACCGGAATCTCGCCTTGCACGTTGACGGCGGTAAATGGTATCCACTGTCGCATCCGCAGGGGAGCTAAAGATGGCAGTCAAACGTATTCTGGTGCCAGTCGATTTCTCCAAAGATTCGCTGCATGCCCTCGCCTACGCCGGTGATCTCGCGAAGTCCTTCGGTGCCGAACTCCGGCTCCTCCACGTTGTTGATCAGACGTACCTCGCCAACGCCCCCGAGTTCCCCGTCGCCAA
The window above is part of the Candidatus Binatia bacterium genome. Proteins encoded here:
- the ord gene encoding 2,4-diaminopentanoate dehydrogenase, which gives rise to MRDLIRVLVLGTGQMGSGIARLVLEKQGLELVGAYARRRSRAGTDLGRVIGLDRQLGIPISTDLEAVIAQVRPHVAIQATCSRLTDAVAEISTLVRNGIHVISIAEEMAYPAAKSPALAAELHRLAVEHGVAVVGTGINPGFVFDLLVITLTGVCSDIRFITARRVNDLSPYGPSVLASQGVGLTPEAFRKGVEDGAVVGHFGFPESINMIADALGWEIERIEESREPIVSQVRRETPFVTVEPGNVAGCMHTAVAYRTGKPVITLIHPQQVHPHLEGVETGDSIEIHGTPDVRLAGSPEIPGGLSTVALAVNLIPRALDAAPGLHSMADLPVPAAMLGDARRSIHGAHWED